The genomic DNA aatttatgggtCACGATTTTTTGTAAACGAGGCAacgaaatataattaaaagtcTCAAAATGAATTAACGCTTTGAGgaacttaaataatattttttttgtgaaaaataaaagatgaaAAGATTCTTAaagcaatttatttatatagggACCAGTGGATCGGGCAAGACTTATGCATCGATGCTCCTGCTCAGACAACTCTTTGACGTAGCCGGTGGTGGCCCCGAGACCGATGCTTTTAAACATCTCGCCGCGGCTTTTACTGTTTTACGCTCCCTCGGCTCCGCCAAGACTGCGACCAACTCCGAAAGCTCCAGAATTGTAACATTTCACTCACCAcctctttacaaaaaaaaaatttccacccctaaataaaaaacatttttctagGGTCACTTCATCGAAGTCCAAGTGACTGACGGCGCTCTGTACAGGACAAAAATCCACTGCTACTTTTTGGACCAAACCCGCGTCATTCGACCGCTGCCTGACGAGAAAAactatcatatattttatcagaTGTTGGCTGGGCTGTCTCATGACGAGCGcggtattcaaaattttttttttttattcgtaacaaaataaatttttgcaaaataataaaaattattatttaaattttccagtTAAATTACATCTAGAGggatacaatttaaaaaatctccggtACTTGCAACACGGGGACACGAGACAAGACGAAGCTGAAGACGCTATTAGATTCCAAGCATGGAAAGCGTGTCTAGGTATTATATAATCttaatttgtatatttatctGCTAAAATAAAAAGGCCTTTACTGAATACAAATCAGGGAGAcaataaaaatgagtaaataagtcggtaattaaattattattccaGGTGTGTTGGGGATACCATTTTTGGACGTAGTCAGAGTTCTCGCGGCAGTTCTGATCCTCGGTAACGTGGGATTTACCGACGGCCCTGGCGTCGAGGTCAGCGTAATTGGAGAAAATGAGTTGGCATCAGTCGCGGCACTTTTGGGGGTCCCACCCTCCTCTTTATTGCGCGGTCTTACCTCGAGGACTCACAATGCGCGCGGTCAATTGGTTAAATCTGTGTGCGACGCCAACATGGTAAGTTCTGCTACGtctctaatttattttatcgatgataataattgacatagtttatattattatcattattaatattttaatggtAGTAATGAGAAGTAATTATGATTGTAGTCAAATATGACGAGAGACTCTTTAGCGAAAGCACTTTACTGTCGCACTGTAGCGACGATAGTGAGACGAGCCAACAGTTTGAAGAGACTTGGCTCAACTCTTGGTACACTTTCATCGGATTCCAATGAATCGGTTCACAATCAGGCTGAGGTCACTAGCCAGCATGCGTCAACAATCGGTAGTTCtgcaggtaattttttttcttttaatcaatGGACGGTtctacgaaaaaataaaaatgaaaaatgtgtTAAATAAAAGGAGGAACAGGATCCCGCAGCATGGCGGCGTTGAACAACGCGGTCCGTCACGCCACCGATGGGTTCATCGGGATCCTCGATATGTTTGGATTCGAGGACCCGAAGCCGAGTCAACTGGAGCATCTGTGCATAAATTTGTGCGCGGAGACGATGCAGCACTTTTACAACACCCACATATTCAAGAGCTCGATCGAGAGCTGTCGAGACGAGGGCATACGCTGCGACGTCGAGGTCGATTATGTTGACAATGTGCCTTGTATCGATTTGATATCCTCTCTGGTAAGAGCTCCTCCAAtctcaaattaatattatgcacacccacatatatattttccccCAGCCACTGTTTGATCTCGATAATAAATACATGCATCGCCGCCCTCTACTCCCGACCCCACTCATTATAAATCTATGTCACTAAATTTTCAGCGCACTGGTTTACTGAGCATGTTAGACGTCGAATCCTCGATGCGTGGAACTGCTGAGAGTTACGTTGCCAAAGTTAAAGTGCAGCATAAGCAGAACCCAAGATTATTTGATCCAAGAAGTCTCGACTGTCGGTCCTTTGGCATTCAGCATTTTGCCgggaaaataatttacgatGCTTCGGATTTTCTGGGTACATACtcgcttatttatttatttatctgtttACTTAgggactaattaatttatcattttatttttttatcaagacaCAAACAAAGACATTGTCCCAGATGACCTAGTTGCTGTTTTCTACAAGCACACATGCAACTTTGGGTTCGCCACCCACTTATTTGGCAGTGAACTGAAAGCACTTTATGCCAGCGATACTGTGCCACGTGGTGTCAGCTTTAGAATATCACCGACTTCACACACTGATTTGTTAGTATTGTcattgcactgtaaaaaaatcgagtgaattagaattttattcaaacacTCTGAGTTCCGGGAAacaaaatcactccgcatgtgaaaaaatttattccttCAACTTCATAAGAGCGAAAGTTTCCTTAATTTGAGTCAGTAATTTACTCCGAAATTTTACTGCGATTTCACTCCGggtagtttttttataattaattttttccaaatttccttgggagtgaaattcactcccagggaatttaatgaataaaaatcccaccggattcactccgcgaattttttacagtgtgattaaataaataattaattaattaagtgagatagtaaagaaatgaaaagtaaatttaataataaaaaaaataaataatagactTTATTGTAGATTAAATGGTGACGAGCCAATATCTACACTCACTCAGGACTTCCATACACGTCTTGATAATTTACTACGTACGTTAGTACACGCACGTCCACATTTCGTACGTTGTATCCGTAGCAACGCGACCGAAACGCCTTTACATTTAGATAGGAGAGTTGCAATGCGACAAATACGTTCTCTTCAAGTACTTGAGACTGTTAATTTAATGGCTGGAGGTAGacaattactttattattattattattattattattattattattaattttatttgtagttGTACTGGCACTTGCTCTTGTTggctattttaatttaagcgAGCGAGTTAACGGCGGACGGTTTTGGGAACTGGAGCAATGAAAGTTTACTTTTctagataatttatatatatttatatacattaacAGGATATCCACATCGAATGCGTTTCAAGGCGTTCAATGCGCGGTACAGACTGATTGCGCCGTTCAAGCAGCTGCGACGATCCGAGGAGCAGGCTGTCGAGGACACTAAACTTATTTTGCAAAATGCACAGCAAGTTAAGAGCAAGTTTGGCGCGAGTACCAGTTGGGCACTCGGAAAACGTCACATTTTTTTGAGCGAGGGGATAAGACAGCAGCTGGAAAATTTGAGATCTGAAACACGTCGGAAGGCTGCCACTGTCATACaggttctttttttttaatttttatcgaatttagatctttaggtaaaattaaattttgaaaattaattctgTCGGTTTTAAAAGAGATCTTGGATCAATAGCTCAGGACATTCAATATTTTGTGGccattatttacaataataataataataataattttttatcatagaCGACATGGCGCGGATGGCGCGTTAGAAGAAGATGGCCAGTGAGACGCATCCCTCTTTCACTACCAACCGGAATTATTTCCAAACACACCCAGCACTCAAACAACGGAACCCACCGCAATGTCACCAGTACGACAACCGGAACCCGACCCCGGCCGCAGCCGATCGCCGGCACTCCTCCTCCAGATCCTACCGAAAAGTGCGCGGATCAAAAAATGATCCAGCAAACCTGCACTCTCTTTGGACTTGACCTCGTAAGTTCCACTTCTCCGTACTTCTGACCAATCCCACCCTCCAGTGCACTAATttgcaaataattaatttatctaacAGGAGAGACCGCCTCCAGTGCCACCGAGTAGATCCTACACAGTAACGGGAAATACAAAACTCGGTTATCCTCAAACGCGTGTCATGAAAATGCCATTCccaggtaaataaattttgcagtcaacaattacatgttcaattttgatgtttatattagggtgcttttatttctgcgactatttttattttcactcccatcccgaaattttgttggaaataccctcaaaaaaattccctgcgAGTTTGAGTCCGTAGTAAtcttgggtttttattttttaaacttctataactccgcggcattttatatcatctcgcccaaagtcgggattttctcaaaattaaatgctctacaaaagtgcccgcggtcgcgaagtcgtaactcatacgggtggggtagtacggacctctaaatcgatttttttatagaattcttgttttttctctcagaaaaaatttttttacagaaaaaatgtaaatgacaattttataggaaattcaattctctacaaaaaaagtccttagcaccgaatcactcagattgatattttctgagatatgAGTAAAATAACAAATCAATGTTTTCTAAGATTTGATTCGACATTTTATGAGAATTCAATGCTACGtaaacttcaataattaatatctcagGAAATATCAATATTAGTGATTTGGTGctcaggaccttttttgtaggaaataaaatttcctataaaattgtcatttacattttttctgtagaaaaattttttctcagagaaaaaacaagaattctataaaaaaattagatttagagctccgtactaccccacccgtatgagttacgacttcgcgaccgcgggcacttttgtagagcatttaatttagAGAAAATCCCGACTTTGGGCaagatgatatcataaaatgccgcggagttatagaagtttaaaaaataaaaacccaagaTTACTAAGGACtcacgatcctgaagttagcagacaattaaaaatttttggattttattttgaacatttaaatttaaaaaaaaaaaaaatcaaaaatgcacatgtagaaaattttaaaaactacaggtgcaattttttcaaaatttttttttttataatttactgtctaaaataaaatccaaaaattattagacgtcggctaacttcaggatcataaggACTCAAACTcgcagggaatttttttgagggtatttccaacaaaatttcgggatgggagcgaaaaaaaaaatagtcgcagaAATAAAAGCACCATAGTATAAATGAATGTATGAATTTTTGTCCAGAAGAAGGCGAAGGAGAAGTTGTTTTGTTGAAAGGCGAGACGGTTTTAGTTATCGGCGCATCGGCTCGACGCGGGCATCTTCTTGTCGAGCACAACAACGTGACCCTCCACGTGCCCTATCAGTTCATGGAATTGAAGCCGTgtaatattaacatttaattatttatttaaacatttattacttatattaaATCACAAGACtcttactattaattattattactattaaaaaaaaattatacgttACATTTGAGTGTAATTGCCAATAAATTGCCATAGGAATTTTTATATGTagtaatttaaagaaaataattaacagaACTGCTATTATTGTCTTCCATAGTTAAGATAAATttctatattaaaataatgatgagGATGTAGAAATATAAAcgtacaaaatataaatttataattattattattatatacttttaaatcaataaaataaattttatttgaattctcAGTTTGCCACCGAATCTTTCCATTCTTGacggattaaaattttttttctgtttactttttaatcttgaaagaaataaaactcGAAGAAGCTGAATGTAAAGGGGTGGGGGAGAAgccgaaataaataaaagaggatgtggaaaaatttttcaatggatACAAAGAAACGGGAGAAAATTCATCGACAAATAAGTTGAGACTCGGTAGGAAATACGGTTCGATAAATTCTTTTGACGCCTTGCCTTGACGTGtcgtctatatatatgtatatatatgagcgtggaaatattatctttttgtagtaaaaatatgtatatatatatttcgtattttttttttttatatttccgcTTTTCTTGTACGATCTTTAGTTTTCCTGGACTTTCTTTTTATATTAGCTAACCTTCCTCGGCAATCTCACTCAAGTTGTTTCACAGTCTGCGAACACATTTCGAAGGAACTTTGATGTCGAATACGAGACGCCAGCGAGTTCTGGCCTGAGCgaactgataaaaaataaataaattcaatcgAGTAAAATTAAACTCgctcattttaaattttatcatttttattggtGGATGTAAATAAAAGTGCGACGACAAATCGGGAAATTACGctctcaaaaatatattttatattaaatgcgAGGATATCAGAGCTTGTATTTTTACTGCCGCTGCAGCTGGTCCATTAAATTTCTTCAAgctttagtatttatttaatatatatgttgctTGTCAACTTAAAGTAGTCCTTGATGTAtcatattactttttttatgtataaaaatatataaaaagcaGCTATTACgcttcttaaataattttttgtcatcaGGATTACTTGAAGCGAAGCTTTTTTACGCCCGTTTTAGGTGGAGACCCATAACTCTGCCATTTTTCGAAATAACTACACACAATACTgccattttttgttaattttcacGTATACAAGATTTATTTTCGGGCAGACGACACTCGGAGTTTCGTCCTGTTTTGACTTCTTtatactgtgtgaccatttctaTCCACAGTAGTCTATAATTCTGCCCGTTTTGGGAATAAGAACGCGCAGTCTTACcattatatttcaaaattaaattatattaatcaatGATTAGGGTTTTATGTAAACCACGAAAGAAGCTTCTCTTTTCTCGGGTGTTCCATGAcacataggggagggtggggcagagcggccccctaagcgaattattactttttgtggctttcaaccataagatcactttccTTTTGTCCTTCGAAcgaatttatggacattttgccaaaattctgaaaaaaaaaaatttttttgtggggcagagcggctcccctccaaaaagtgataaaaaatttttttttttcatttttttttttttaaattgttttcatcattgagaatgtatttctttctcttgacaactatttctggttttatattactcgaaaaaaattttttaaggtgtaataaatcgttcactctcgattaccttaattactaattgttatttaataaaaaaaaaaaaaacaattctatagttttactttatttcaaaaatttatcaactaaaaaaaaaatttttattaatataaatttttgtgaccaaATTTGGCTCTTATATAGAAAAagggccgaaaaatatgaaaaaataattttttcggaagtttcggctggtccattttgccccaggtgttatgcgtaggtctagaaatgtggaattataataatttttttttgaatttgacaataaaaatatgaaaaaatcactttttcaaaatttttgggttgtccattttgccccaggtgtcatacgtagggctaaaaatgcgcaaatatatcggatttatagtaatcagacgaaaaaaaaaaaattttctttttgatcaaaatttcaggggggccgctctgccccacccacCCCTACGTCTTTTTCCTTATCTACGATATAGCGAATACACAcgtgagatttttttttttcattactagtaattatattaatttttcttataataagTAGTTACGTCCATTTTTCATCagactatatttttattctgtacTCCAAAAAACTGAGCACGAATtcgcaagtaataaatttttttaatgagtagTCAGTGCCAGTTTAAGTCAgacgtaattaaaaaaagtagaaatgTCTCTTTAGTCAGacataaaaactatttttataaaaatgaaaaacttttATGAAAATGAGGGAatgatccaaaaattattattgggttgaaatttgatttaaaaaaatcaaaaaactttttttaacactagTGATAACTCGCGTTTTTGATCAGAcaggaattaatttttttattaaagaaaataaaataaaaatattttactacttTCCATTGAAGAAAAACTTCCTGAGATTAAAATTTGCTACGCGCGCAAtaactttttactattaacgtaaatatatatttattttaattgtcagTAACGTGACCATATTTCAAGGTTTAGACTCCATAATTTTTATCTGTCCTCagcaaaaatatatacatatatatttttatctcaatcCCGATTGTCGGGTATCTGACCTATGACGTCAATTCAGTTTATTAATCtcgtaaaaaatatcattcgtTTTATATTGCCCGTAAAAAGTATCACAATAgaatatgcatatatatatcagggtaataaaaaaattaaatatctccTTATTGTCGTCAGTCATCACGTCAATAACTTAAACTAATAGCGACTTTTTACTGCGAGCAATCGGCTGCTTATACTTTTATCCTTAGAAGTAAAAAGCTCTGGAAtttcttaatatatttttttacgtttcgATAACATCAGAACAGAAAGATACTTTTTGCAAAGAGTCGGAAAAAAATCCGACGTCGTTTTCAGCTTTTCACTGAGGCTTTAATGCAATTGAAAACACAGCTTATCCAAAAAGGTACacgagcaagaaaaaaaatgatagcaAGCTCTGAGAAGTCAGAAAAGTAAAGACGCTTTCACAGGATTCAAACGAGTCTTATGTGTGCATGTATAAGACCAAAAAGAAGTATAGTGTCGTAGAGGGCGCGCAAAACGAATCAACTGGCAGGGATGTTTGCATAACCCTGATTCCTAAGGGAGTCTAGTCGATCGAATTCAAATCGAAGAAACCAGTCGACTGTAATACGAGcaagataaaatttacgaGGTTAAAACTTACTACTTCGACGGTTGTGTttgcattttaaataaaatctttaaCTATTTCGTAGACTGTACATTTAGAGTTTTCAtgttttgaaatttcgatttagatttatcgaaatttcGATTGTTAAATTGGCTGACGTTGATTGCGACGAACGGAGCCACGGAAAATGAGAGGTTGGATTTAAAATTgcggaaatttatttaaagtatttgatttttaattattagcgGGCTGATGAAAGGGAAAAATTTGAACCcgggtaattttttaatttttctgactCTTTcgactgatttttataatcgcaaattaagtaaattatgggattcatttccttgcatggaaaagaaaatttactgTAACCTCAGCGAAATTtcggttttttcaattttcaaattgatgaaatttaagaattttgggaaatggaaaaaaaaattgcgatcCACTTCTCGGTTGATTCAAAAGGAAAACAAACTTGTCCCAATACCTGTACAtggaacaataaaaaataagtgaaaagAATCTGGTCGCGTGTAAAGTTTAAATCAGAAAAGAAACCGGTTTAATAGAGAGAAAAGTATAAAGAAAAGCAGATGCCTTCTGGGCGTAAAGAAAACTTGGGGACTTTGTCATTTTTATCGGCAGCCCGATATCCCTCGCCCATGATTGGCCCATGGAACTTTTCTGATCCGTCTTTTGCTTCTCTTATAAAACTTAAAGATCTCACCTCAGCTCGAGGCTGCCCAGCTTTCTATACGTAAATCACCtgttctttctctctctcctTCGGTCCAGCCCCTTCCCTCTATTCTCCGTCATTCCGAACTCTCATTCTCCAATCGATGCTCTTTGTCCCGCCTCGTCCTCAAATCCATGCCAGGGGTGCCTCATTCTCATCCTCATTCTCATCCTCGTTCTACTTTTTTCCACCCTTTCTTTTGCTTTCTCGCGAGACATCCGTTTGTCCAACTTAAAAACTCTTGGAATCAAATGTGATAGTAACCGGGAGGAAGTTGGCGGCGTACCCACGCCTTCTATATCTTGTGGAGATTTTGATTGCGTTTGCAAATGCCGGGAAATCTTTGTCAACTTCTCGTCCATACTCTCAgaaaatgaaccagtgaaatttcactgattctcCAGTGAAATCCACTAATTCACCAGTGACTAaaagttcactggttgaatcagtggaatttcactggttcattttagAAGAGTAGTCTTCTGATATAACGCTAGCACATAAAagtgaaggaaaaaaatttatacttaaaataCCGCGTCTGTGGTCTAGGATTTCTCTAGGACTTCTCTATACTATCGATACTTTTATATAAGAAAACGTCATCCATACAATTCATGCTTGCAATCTTTACTTACTTGTCCCCTGTGAATTACTTTTCTCCTtatacttttcatttttttcttttttttataacaacttttattagattttttattcttcttaaaattttttttttagacgaagaatctataaaattatttttacttactaaTTATTACGCGATAAAATTCAAACTAAAACAGACGTTCTGagttaatatttacttttttagatttaaaatggaattttttcagCCGtgggtacaaaaaaaatttctattttaattagttttgtGTTTTCTTAAAGTAAACTATAGATAGTAATCTATAGTAATTGTTGATATTAATCCTAattgagttgaaaaaaaattttagtcagTAAATTCTCTActgattttgtaaaaaaatttttttgaataatttgaggttagaaaaaattttctctcatCTAATAAATTTGACATCGAATCAAACTCAAAATAAGACacgaaatttttcaatttaatttttctcggctaaaataaaattgaatttaaataacccGCCAATTAGTTGTCTAATTTGGtcacctaataatttttaaaaattcaaataaataatttgtaggaatcAGAGGTTAGAAAATTTCCACTAgttcttaaataataaatatttcgataaatttttgatcacTTACCTCTTACCTGGTACTAAATATAAATcctaaaaaaccataaaataaaattttcagagccaggtaataaaaaaaggtaTTTCAATTCTAACCACTTGTTTTCTTTATTCTATAACGCATACGTACATTAAAACTCTCTCTTaacttctaaaaaatttaatcttacccaacataaaatatatatatataataattaaaattactaacaattattttttaccaaattCCCGTCCCCCAAATCGtcatttgatttcaaaaattccactataatgaaattttttattttacatttattttttattttattcgaattcattatattttaattaataaacaaattgatttattcatttattattaatattatttacacaTGACACAAgtgggttttaaaataaataattaaaacaaattaatgagACACGCTTCGTTGATATGTAAACtctacataataataataataaataataatttatttattgtacgAGTTTGAGAGCAGATCCGCGGGTGGATCTGCGTGCTGACTAGTCACGCAGCCGCAACATCACGGACCTGCTCTCTTACATTTTCACTTGCTAATTATCTCTCACATTCTAAATAGTACACTATCTCTTGCTTCCGAGCACCacatacatattatatatatatagacaataaacatacacatacatgtaCATGTACATTATACATTACACATTTTACATTATtacattatacatatatatagttttGCGAATAATcttgcaatatatatataatacaaggTGTCCCAAAAGTGCCGCACATAAACCAAGGGGTAGATAAGGGGCGCAATTCTGACACGAAAAGTCCTTTTATGTTTTTCAGTTTTATGCACAGGTAAAACTTACGCGGGTAAGAATATTTAGCCGAAAGTGcgtcgaaaaatttaaatccggGTGAAATCGCTCCGaaatcgtaaaattttattgggaCAGGCCGaaatttggctgaaaatttattatttctaataaacaGACCGAAAATTGGCTGAAATTTGGCCGAAATCACACCGAAACTGTAGAATTTATTGGGACAGGCAGAAAGttgactgaaaatttattatttctaataaacaGACCAAAAATTGGCTGAAATTCGGCCGAAATCACACCGAAACTGTAGAATTTTATTGGGACAGGCCGAAAGttggctgaaaatttattatttctaataaacaGACCGAAAATTGGCTGAAATTTGGCCGAAATCACGCCGGAAATGTAGAATTTTGTTGGGAAAGGCCGGAAGTTGGCCGGAAAAACGCTGAAATTTTAGTATTCCTACCAAACAGGCCGAATATAGACTGAAATTCGGCCGAAATCACACCGAAGCCGTATAGAATTATATTAGAACAGGCCAAAAGTTTGCCGAAAATATGACGAAATTTTGGTATTCTTAATACACAGGCCAAAAGT from Microplitis mediator isolate UGA2020A chromosome 7, iyMicMedi2.1, whole genome shotgun sequence includes the following:
- the LOC130671598 gene encoding unconventional myosin-IXb isoform X3 → MCFGGLVVKSRGRETTLSCTAIYNNKVGKQELKQLEQEQKEEQEELKQSNQHKYTIDEYSSVFVKMGMLLPDETYEERESAASSTRTTSASSSPGSSGSGSYSSTNKLVLGDMDEVEAAKALAVLQKCDEFLQRYNIRPEFFCRHRERLALQTWLRQRSKLNSDASSSNEASHLQQRLKTLSTELVTLRNRLHVSQPGSNGAANGVNNTIASPAPGSGSGGVGPGPAGAGSVATLATASCDKGAPTAAPAVPPRNTQSHNNVVPHPIGHSSGHSVTASAIIHPHANHSTANDLGHNSTANNLISDLERSKRSDDGLVSCVTALSSFRSPPISRIIADVKGSGKGHLTQRCITKSGQSVSQNSTTLEDLIHLPGPLTEDAVLKCLQARFCAKQYHTNVGPILVSINPYTDVGNPLTLTSTRTVPLAPQLNKVVQEAVRQQSETGYPQAIILSGTSGSGKTYASMLLLRQLFDVAGGGPETDAFKHLAAAFTVLRSLGSAKTATNSESSRIGHFIEVQVTDGALYRTKIHCYFLDQTRVIRPLPDEKNYHIFYQMLAGLSHDERVKLHLEGYNLKNLRYLQHGDTRQDEAEDAIRFQAWKACLGVLGIPFLDVVRVLAAVLILGNVGFTDGPGVEVSVIGENELASVAALLGVPPSSLLRGLTSRTHNARGQLVKSVCDANMSNMTRDSLAKALYCRTVATIVRRANSLKRLGSTLGTLSSDSNESVHNQAEVTSQHASTIGSSAGGTGSRSMAALNNAVRHATDGFIGILDMFGFEDPKPSQLEHLCINLCAETMQHFYNTHIFKSSIESCRDEGIRCDVEVDYVDNVPCIDLISSLRTGLLSMLDVESSMRGTAESYVAKVKVQHKQNPRLFDPRSLDCRSFGIQHFAGKIIYDASDFLDTNKDIVPDDLVAVFYKHTCNFGFATHLFGSELKALYASDTVPRGVSFRISPTSHTDLLNGDEPISTLTQDFHTRLDNLLRTLVHARPHFVRCIRSNATETPLHLDRRVAMRQIRSLQVLETVNLMAGGYPHRMRFKAFNARYRLIAPFKQLRRSEEQAVEDTKLILQNAQQVKSKFGASTSWALGKRHIFLSEGIRQQLENLRSETRRKAATVIQTTWRGWRVRRRWPVRRIPLSLPTGIISKHTQHSNNGTHRNVTSTTTGTRPRPQPIAGTPPPDPTEKCADQKMIQQTCTLFGLDLERPPPVPPSRSYTVTGNTKLGYPQTRVMKMPFPEEGEGEVVLLKGETVLVIGASARRGHLLVEHNNVTLHVPYQFMELKPCNINI
- the LOC130671598 gene encoding myosin-I heavy chain isoform X4, coding for MATLGLSKVFILDKYFTELQKFWETEKKLQDASSSNEASHLQQRLKTLSTELVTLRNRLHVSQPGSNGAANGVNNTIASPAPGSGSGGVGPGPAGAGSVATLATASCDKGAPTAAPAVPPRNTQSHNNVVPHPIGHSSGHSVTASAIIHPHANHSTANDLGHNSTANNLISDLERSKRSDDGLVSCVTALSSFRSPPISRIIADVKGSGKGHLTQRCITKSGQSVSQNSTTLEDLIHLPGPLTEDAVLKCLQARFCAKQYHTNVGPILVSINPYTDVGNPLTLTSTRTVPLAPQLNKVVQEAVRQQSETGYPQAIILSGTSGSGKTYASMLLLRQLFDVAGGGPETDAFKHLAAAFTVLRSLGSAKTATNSESSRIGHFIEVQVTDGALYRTKIHCYFLDQTRVIRPLPDEKNYHIFYQMLAGLSHDERVKLHLEGYNLKNLRYLQHGDTRQDEAEDAIRFQAWKACLGVLGIPFLDVVRVLAAVLILGNVGFTDGPGVEVSVIGENELASVAALLGVPPSSLLRGLTSRTHNARGQLVKSVCDANMSNMTRDSLAKALYCRTVATIVRRANSLKRLGSTLGTLSSDSNESVHNQAEVTSQHASTIGSSAGGTGSRSMAALNNAVRHATDGFIGILDMFGFEDPKPSQLEHLCINLCAETMQHFYNTHIFKSSIESCRDEGIRCDVEVDYVDNVPCIDLISSLRTGLLSMLDVESSMRGTAESYVAKVKVQHKQNPRLFDPRSLDCRSFGIQHFAGKIIYDASDFLDTNKDIVPDDLVAVFYKHTCNFGFATHLFGSELKALYASDTVPRGVSFRISPTSHTDLLYCRLNGDEPISTLTQDFHTRLDNLLRTLVHARPHFVRCIRSNATETPLHLDRRVAMRQIRSLQVLETVNLMAGGYPHRMRFKAFNARYRLIAPFKQLRRSEEQAVEDTKLILQNAQQVKSKFGASTSWALGKRHIFLSEGIRQQLENLRSETRRKAATVIQTTWRGWRVRRRWPVRRIPLSLPTGIISKHTQHSNNGTHRNVTSTTTGTRPRPQPIAGTPPPDPTEKCADQKMIQQTCTLFGLDLERPPPVPPSRSYTVTGNTKLGYPQTRVMKMPFPEEGEGEVVLLKGETVLVIGASARRGHLLVEHNNVTLHVPYQFMELKPCNINI
- the LOC130671598 gene encoding myosin-I heavy chain isoform X5; this encodes MATLGLSKVFILDKYFTELQKFWETEKKLQDLERSKRSDDGLVSCVTALSSFRSPPISRIIADVKGSGKGHLTQRCITKSGQSVSQNSTTLEDLIHLPGPLTEDAVLKCLQARFCAKQYHTNVGPILVSINPYTDVGNPLTLTSTRTVPLAPQLNKVVQEAVRQQSETGYPQAIILSGTSGSGKTYASMLLLRQLFDVAGGGPETDAFKHLAAAFTVLRSLGSAKTATNSESSRIGHFIEVQVTDGALYRTKIHCYFLDQTRVIRPLPDEKNYHIFYQMLAGLSHDERVKLHLEGYNLKNLRYLQHGDTRQDEAEDAIRFQAWKACLGVLGIPFLDVVRVLAAVLILGNVGFTDGPGVEVSVIGENELASVAALLGVPPSSLLRGLTSRTHNARGQLVKSVCDANMSNMTRDSLAKALYCRTVATIVRRANSLKRLGSTLGTLSSDSNESVHNQAEVTSQHASTIGSSAGGTGSRSMAALNNAVRHATDGFIGILDMFGFEDPKPSQLEHLCINLCAETMQHFYNTHIFKSSIESCRDEGIRCDVEVDYVDNVPCIDLISSLRTGLLSMLDVESSMRGTAESYVAKVKVQHKQNPRLFDPRSLDCRSFGIQHFAGKIIYDASDFLDTNKDIVPDDLVAVFYKHTCNFGFATHLFGSELKALYASDTVPRGVSFRISPTSHTDLLYCRLNGDEPISTLTQDFHTRLDNLLRTLVHARPHFVRCIRSNATETPLHLDRRVAMRQIRSLQVLETVNLMAGGYPHRMRFKAFNARYRLIAPFKQLRRSEEQAVEDTKLILQNAQQVKSKFGASTSWALGKRHIFLSEGIRQQLENLRSETRRKAATVIQTTWRGWRVRRRWPVRRIPLSLPTGIISKHTQHSNNGTHRNVTSTTTGTRPRPQPIAGTPPPDPTEKCADQKMIQQTCTLFGLDLERPPPVPPSRSYTVTGNTKLGYPQTRVMKMPFPEEGEGEVVLLKGETVLVIGASARRGHLLVEHNNVTLHVPYQFMELKPCNINI